A stretch of the Planktothricoides raciborskii GIHE-MW2 genome encodes the following:
- a CDS encoding DUF3747 domain-containing protein, with protein sequence MTQLNLFFRGAIPRSGSLAGIAFLAATSFWANTTGKAGAQNFNKVEIDQSKVIVISTQLRQRYALTVIRQLADTRSCWTETNSGKSVIVKLDLLEFDFTGICQRSVDSGGYSIRMADQDLGLDYKVEVLSRDGTLVLVGTPYSPNLPELIIGQTHGISADPLKFFLNPGWRITQRTYEDQILGHYYFTHDLSAEAFHATQ encoded by the coding sequence ATGACTCAACTCAATTTATTTTTTCGCGGAGCGATTCCGCGAAGCGGATCCCTTGCGGGAATCGCTTTTCTAGCTGCTACTTCTTTTTGGGCTAATACCACTGGCAAAGCAGGGGCGCAGAATTTTAACAAAGTAGAAATTGATCAAAGCAAAGTCATCGTCATTTCTACGCAGCTTCGGCAAAGATATGCCTTGACAGTGATTAGACAACTAGCCGATACTCGCTCCTGCTGGACTGAAACCAATTCGGGTAAATCTGTGATTGTCAAGTTAGACTTGCTAGAATTTGACTTTACTGGCATTTGCCAACGGAGTGTTGATAGTGGTGGCTATTCTATCCGCATGGCCGATCAAGATTTGGGACTTGATTACAAGGTGGAAGTGTTAAGCCGAGATGGGACTCTTGTATTAGTTGGTACACCCTATTCGCCGAATTTGCCCGAACTAATTATTGGCCAAACTCATGGAATTTCTGCGGATCCGTTGAAATTTTTTTTGAATCCTGGATGGCGAATAACACAAAGAACCTATGAAGATCAAATACTCGGTCATTATTATTTTACCCATGACCTAAGTGCTGAAGCTTTTCATGCCACACAATAG
- the arsC gene encoding arsenate reductase, glutathione/glutaredoxin type, whose amino-acid sequence MKSVMFVCKRNSCRSQMAEGFARHLGQGKIAVTSSGLESSRVHPTAIRVMSEIGIDITDQTSNPLSEFQPENYDAVISLCGCGVNLPEDWVTREVFEDWQLDDPDGQPIETFHRVRDEIKARVEKLIASLAD is encoded by the coding sequence ATGAAAAGCGTCATGTTTGTTTGTAAGCGAAACTCTTGCCGTTCCCAAATGGCCGAAGGATTTGCTAGGCATTTAGGCCAAGGGAAAATCGCCGTGACCAGTTCTGGATTAGAATCCAGTCGAGTGCATCCCACCGCCATTCGAGTGATGTCAGAAATTGGCATTGATATTACAGATCAAACCTCTAATCCCTTGAGTGAATTTCAGCCAGAAAATTATGATGCGGTGATTTCTCTTTGTGGCTGTGGGGTGAATTTGCCAGAAGATTGGGTGACGAGAGAAGTATTTGAAGATTGGCAATTAGATGACCCGGATGGTCAACCGATTGAAACCTTTCACCGCGTCCGAGATGAGATTAAAGCACGGGTGGAAAAACTGATTGCATCCTTGGCGGATTAA
- the arsB gene encoding ACR3 family arsenite efflux transporter translates to MDSNKTSENQPRPVQAGGQLSFFEKYLTVWVFFCILIGIGLGKAFPNVAATLDAMSIYQVSIPIAICLFFMMYPIMVKIDFTQAAQAIRTPKPVLLTLVVNWLIKPFTMVAFAQIFLGWLFRPLLGGTEMLRGMEVDMVNSYIAGTILLGIAPCTAMVLMWGYLSYSNQGHTLVMVAINSLTMLFLYAPLGRWLLAANDLVVPWETIVLSVLIYVGLPLAAGMYSRYWIFKYKGEDWFKDKFLHYLSPVATSALLITLVLLFAFKGELIVQNPLHILLIAVPLFIQTNFIFLISYVAALKMDLAYEDAAPAALIGASNHFEVAIATAVMLFGLNSGAALATVVGVLIEVPVMLMLVEFCKKTAFWFRREPEKATLRDRRCFPTGN, encoded by the coding sequence ATGGACTCCAATAAGACCTCGGAAAACCAACCTCGTCCCGTCCAAGCAGGGGGACAACTGAGTTTTTTTGAAAAATACCTCACGGTTTGGGTGTTTTTCTGCATTCTGATTGGCATTGGTTTGGGCAAAGCTTTCCCCAATGTGGCGGCGACTTTGGACGCGATGAGTATCTATCAAGTCTCGATACCGATCGCCATCTGTTTGTTTTTTATGATGTATCCCATCATGGTGAAAATTGATTTCACCCAAGCAGCCCAAGCCATTCGGACTCCTAAGCCGGTTTTACTAACTTTAGTGGTCAATTGGCTGATTAAACCGTTTACAATGGTCGCCTTTGCCCAGATATTTTTAGGCTGGCTATTTCGCCCTTTACTAGGGGGAACAGAAATGTTGCGCGGTATGGAAGTGGATATGGTCAATTCTTATATTGCCGGAACGATTTTGTTGGGCATTGCCCCTTGTACCGCAATGGTATTAATGTGGGGATATCTTTCCTATAGTAATCAAGGCCATACTTTGGTGATGGTGGCGATAAATTCCCTGACTATGTTATTTCTCTATGCACCTCTGGGGCGATGGTTATTGGCGGCCAATGATTTGGTAGTTCCTTGGGAAACCATTGTGTTATCAGTGTTGATTTATGTGGGTTTACCTTTGGCGGCAGGAATGTATAGCCGTTATTGGATTTTTAAGTATAAAGGAGAAGACTGGTTTAAGGATAAATTTCTCCACTATTTAAGTCCCGTGGCAACTTCGGCGCTGTTAATTACTCTGGTTTTATTGTTTGCCTTTAAAGGTGAACTGATTGTGCAAAATCCGCTGCATATTTTATTGATTGCGGTGCCGCTGTTTATTCAGACTAATTTTATTTTTCTGATTAGTTATGTGGCGGCTTTAAAAATGGATTTAGCCTATGAAGATGCGGCACCGGCTGCGTTGATTGGGGCAAGTAATCATTTTGAGGTGGCGATCGCCACGGCGGTGATGTTGTTTGGTTTAAATTCTGGGGCAGCTTTAGCCACTGTGGTGGGGGTTTTAATCGAAGTGCCGGTGATGTTAATGTTGGTGGAATTTTGCAAGAAAACCGCTTTTTGGTTTCGCCGTGAACCAGAAAAAGCTACTTTGCGCGATCGCCGCTGTTTCCCCACTGGCAATTAG
- a CDS encoding protein kinase, with amino-acid sequence MSYCVNPKCPQPDDPANQNQNHCVHCGTELLIQGRYRISREIGSGGFGKTYEVDDRGIPRVLKVLLQNHEKAIKLFKQEADVMMRLDCPGIPKVQPDGYFEIPLPEGQDPLHALVMEKINGLNLREWMKKRRNKPITEELAIDWLKQLSEILSVVHQEQFFHRDIKPLNIMIKRNGQLVLIDFGAAREVTNTYFAKVGQGQNITGIVSPGYTAPEQANGKAVPQSDFYSLGRTFVFLITGKSPTSFSEHPRTGKLVWRRSAPQISDGFADVIDYLMASFPGKRPQNAQAIIRCLEELKHASPSSDADESEPSLVSQKNTGGFNRNTGKNPTKMSPTRNTPTSVSSLGSRASASKIKQVSRVQPYTPYQPPKKIPWGLMLTLLILSLLGSQVYGYWRYGFFPASPISLIVSLPSSVFLQKSLTGVGQIQSLAMGPESRIPMFASGSYGKIRIWNLQTGVQVKELDAHRSWVNALAISPNGQILASGSEDTTIRILNFQTGELLQSIPAHSGPVNALAISPNGQILASGSADRTIRFWNLSDGVRLRTISGHQDAVNAIAWSPNGRLIASGSSDRTIQIWDAITGTRVRKLQGHGNAVLSVTFSADSQLVASGSRDNTVIVWDLKTGQQKYQLTGDNSWFRSVAIAPDGQLLATSGNNLNIWNLNTGKLEKVLLGHEQYISVFALSPDNQTIVTGSPDKTIKIWRLPPLSESEKPK; translated from the coding sequence GTGAGTTATTGCGTTAATCCCAAGTGCCCCCAGCCCGATGATCCGGCCAACCAAAACCAGAACCACTGTGTTCACTGTGGTACGGAGTTGCTGATCCAAGGTCGCTATCGAATCTCTAGAGAGATCGGCAGTGGTGGCTTTGGTAAAACTTATGAAGTCGATGATCGCGGGATCCCCAGAGTCCTCAAAGTTTTGCTGCAAAATCACGAGAAAGCAATCAAACTTTTTAAACAAGAAGCCGATGTGATGATGCGGCTGGATTGTCCGGGTATTCCCAAAGTCCAGCCCGATGGGTATTTTGAGATTCCCCTCCCGGAGGGGCAAGATCCATTACACGCTCTGGTGATGGAGAAAATCAACGGATTGAACCTGCGGGAGTGGATGAAAAAGCGGCGCAATAAACCGATCACTGAGGAGTTGGCGATCGATTGGTTAAAACAACTCTCGGAAATTTTAAGTGTTGTCCACCAAGAGCAATTTTTCCATCGAGATATCAAGCCCTTGAACATTATGATTAAACGCAATGGGCAACTGGTGCTGATTGACTTTGGCGCCGCGAGAGAAGTCACCAACACCTATTTTGCCAAAGTGGGACAAGGGCAAAATATTACCGGGATTGTTTCACCGGGATATACGGCACCAGAACAAGCGAATGGTAAAGCGGTGCCGCAATCGGATTTTTATTCTCTGGGTCGGACTTTTGTCTTTTTAATCACGGGGAAATCCCCCACTTCTTTTTCTGAACATCCTCGCACGGGTAAATTAGTTTGGCGCAGAAGTGCCCCCCAAATTTCTGATGGTTTTGCCGATGTGATTGATTATCTGATGGCCAGTTTTCCGGGAAAACGGCCTCAAAATGCTCAAGCGATCATCCGTTGTTTGGAGGAATTGAAACACGCTTCACCTAGTAGTGATGCCGATGAATCTGAGCCATCTTTGGTCAGCCAAAAAAACACCGGAGGATTCAACCGGAATACGGGGAAAAATCCTACGAAGATGAGCCCTACCAGAAATACGCCAACATCTGTTTCTTCTCTGGGTTCTCGCGCTTCTGCTTCCAAGATTAAACAAGTTTCTCGGGTTCAACCATATACGCCATATCAACCCCCGAAGAAAATCCCTTGGGGACTGATGCTTACGCTTTTGATTTTGAGTCTATTGGGATCGCAGGTTTATGGGTATTGGCGCTATGGTTTTTTCCCCGCCAGTCCCATCTCCTTGATTGTCAGTTTACCGAGTAGTGTTTTTTTACAAAAGAGCTTGACGGGTGTAGGCCAAATTCAGTCTTTGGCGATGGGGCCTGAGTCTAGAATTCCCATGTTTGCTAGTGGTAGTTATGGGAAAATCCGCATTTGGAATCTTCAGACTGGAGTGCAGGTCAAAGAATTAGATGCCCATCGATCCTGGGTTAATGCTTTGGCTATTAGCCCGAATGGTCAGATTTTAGCCAGTGGTAGCGAAGATACGACGATCCGCATTTTGAATTTTCAAACCGGGGAACTGCTTCAATCGATTCCAGCCCATTCCGGCCCGGTTAATGCTTTAGCAATTAGTCCCAATGGTCAGATTTTGGCTAGTGGTTCGGCGGACAGAACGATTAGATTTTGGAATTTAAGCGATGGGGTTCGTTTGCGGACAATTTCCGGCCATCAAGATGCGGTGAATGCGATCGCCTGGAGTCCGAATGGCCGATTAATTGCCAGTGGCAGTTCTGACAGAACAATTCAAATTTGGGATGCGATTACCGGCACAAGAGTAAGAAAACTACAAGGTCATGGGAATGCAGTTTTATCGGTGACATTTAGTGCCGATAGTCAGTTGGTGGCGAGTGGCAGTCGTGATAATACGGTGATTGTTTGGGATCTGAAAACGGGTCAACAAAAATATCAGTTAACGGGGGATAATAGTTGGTTTCGGTCAGTGGCGATCGCCCCTGATGGTCAGCTATTAGCAACCAGTGGCAACAACCTCAATATTTGGAATTTAAATACCGGAAAACTGGAAAAAGTGTTATTGGGACATGAACAATATATTAGTGTGTTCGCCCTGAGTCCTGATAATCAAACCATTGTCACTGGCAGTCCAGATAAAACTATTAAAATTTGGCGATTGCCTCCGTTATCAGAATCGGAAAAACCTAAATAA
- a CDS encoding CDP-alcohol phosphatidyltransferase family protein: MSNLSENDPSETLLNQPETSNDEAEIIKPRSLIEKTLKIYTVKIANFLAKYDWITPNRISILSALFGGPLACWLILENYYLIAVAVIIISGIFDDLDGDLARAKGVASKEGAILDSVLDRYVDFFIITALIFLDPSQHLIPGLLAMFGGMMVPYIRARSEAEGKSVVAAAIGNRTARFILIILGISTQQFFPLLILLAVTSNIAAFQRLFFALKTSIY, translated from the coding sequence ATGTCAAATTTATCAGAAAATGATCCGTCAGAAACTTTATTAAATCAGCCCGAAACCAGTAATGATGAAGCGGAAATTATCAAGCCGCGATCGCTTATAGAAAAAACCTTAAAAATTTATACCGTAAAAATTGCCAATTTTCTGGCAAAATATGACTGGATTACTCCCAATCGGATTTCTATCCTTTCTGCCTTATTTGGCGGCCCATTAGCCTGCTGGTTAATTCTAGAAAATTACTATTTAATCGCCGTTGCGGTCATTATCATCAGTGGCATTTTTGATGATTTGGATGGAGACTTAGCTAGGGCAAAAGGTGTCGCATCTAAGGAAGGAGCAATTTTAGACAGTGTATTAGATAGATACGTTGATTTTTTTATCATCACCGCCCTAATTTTCCTCGACCCTAGTCAACATTTAATTCCCGGTTTATTGGCCATGTTTGGCGGCATGATGGTTCCCTATATTCGCGCCAGAAGTGAAGCGGAAGGAAAAAGCGTAGTAGCAGCAGCAATTGGAAATCGTACCGCCCGATTTATTCTAATTATTTTGGGGATTTCAACTCAACAGTTTTTCCCATTACTGATTCTTTTAGCCGTAACTTCTAATATTGCCGCATTCCAGAGATTATTTTTTGCCTTAAAAACCTCTATCTATTAG
- the dnaB gene encoding replicative DNA helicase, with amino-acid sequence MVDLVKFQGNSGNRLPPQNIEAEESILGAILLDPEAISKVADVLPKDAFSITAHQEIYQACLTLQLQGKPTDLMTVTTWLSDRRLLEKIGGQIKLAQLIDRTVSSVNVDLYALLVVDKWIRRKLIHAGHEIAELGYDTATELPEILDKAEQSIFGLTQERPQQGLVSISETLVQTFETIEIYQQGLAIPGLPCDFYDLDAMTGGFQRSDLIIVAGRPSMGKTAFSIGVAYNIASIHELPVAIFSLEMSKEQLVQRMLSGEAGIESNRLRAGRISQNEWEPLSRAIATLSELPIFIDDSPNPTVTEIRSKCRRLQSEQGGKLGLILIDYLQLMEGSSPDNRVQELSRITRGLKGLARELNVPIITLSQLSRGVESRTNKRPMMSDLRESGCLTGDTLIPLVNNRNQQLPIRDFIDKIGKSRLKVWAVNEATMMLEPALVHHAFSTGVKPVFRLTTHDGRSLRATGNHKFLTMAGWQPLDELANGDRIAIPIDQFQKSLQYFKIYWDEIISIEADGEEEVYDLTVDFHHNFVANNIIVHNSIEQDADLVIMLYREEYYNPDTPDRGIAEVIITKHRNGPTGTVKLLFDSQVTKFKNLARR; translated from the coding sequence ATGGTTGACCTAGTTAAGTTCCAAGGCAATAGCGGTAATCGCTTACCTCCACAAAATATCGAAGCGGAGGAATCAATTTTAGGCGCCATATTGCTCGACCCGGAAGCGATCAGCAAAGTGGCAGATGTTCTGCCCAAAGACGCATTTTCTATCACCGCCCATCAAGAAATTTATCAAGCTTGTTTAACCCTTCAGCTTCAAGGGAAACCCACGGATTTGATGACCGTCACCACTTGGTTATCCGATCGCCGTCTCCTAGAAAAAATTGGCGGTCAAATTAAATTAGCCCAACTGATCGATCGCACCGTTTCCTCGGTCAACGTTGACCTGTATGCTTTGTTAGTAGTTGATAAATGGATTCGCCGCAAATTAATCCATGCGGGTCACGAAATTGCCGAACTAGGGTATGATACCGCCACGGAATTACCGGAAATATTAGATAAAGCGGAACAAAGCATCTTTGGACTAACTCAAGAACGCCCCCAACAAGGTCTAGTTTCTATCTCAGAAACCCTGGTGCAAACCTTTGAAACCATTGAAATTTATCAGCAAGGTTTAGCAATTCCTGGACTGCCTTGTGATTTTTATGATTTAGATGCCATGACCGGCGGTTTTCAGCGTTCAGATTTAATTATTGTCGCCGGTCGTCCGTCAATGGGCAAAACCGCTTTTTCTATCGGCGTTGCTTATAATATTGCTTCAATTCATGAGTTACCCGTGGCGATTTTTAGTTTAGAAATGTCCAAAGAACAGCTAGTACAACGGATGCTTTCGGGAGAGGCAGGAATTGAAAGTAACCGCCTGCGAGCGGGTCGAATTAGTCAGAATGAATGGGAACCTTTAAGTCGGGCGATCGCTACCTTATCAGAACTGCCAATATTTATTGACGATAGCCCCAATCCTACGGTGACAGAAATTCGCTCCAAATGTCGGCGGCTTCAGTCAGAACAGGGGGGAAAGTTAGGATTAATTTTGATCGATTATTTACAGTTAATGGAGGGAAGTAGTCCAGATAATCGAGTTCAAGAATTATCCAGAATTACTCGCGGACTGAAAGGTTTAGCCCGGGAATTGAATGTGCCGATTATTACTTTATCTCAGCTTAGTCGTGGGGTAGAATCCCGCACGAATAAGCGACCGATGATGTCAGATTTGCGCGAGTCTGGTTGCTTAACCGGAGATACTTTAATTCCTTTAGTGAATAATCGGAATCAGCAGCTACCGATTCGAGACTTTATCGACAAAATCGGCAAATCTCGGTTGAAAGTTTGGGCAGTGAATGAAGCGACGATGATGTTAGAACCAGCCCTGGTTCATCATGCTTTTTCCACGGGAGTTAAACCCGTCTTTAGACTAACTACCCATGATGGGCGATCGCTTCGGGCTACGGGAAATCACAAGTTTCTCACAATGGCTGGGTGGCAACCTTTGGATGAATTGGCGAATGGCGATCGCATCGCCATTCCCATCGATCAATTCCAGAAATCCCTGCAATATTTCAAAATTTATTGGGATGAAATCATCTCCATAGAAGCAGATGGAGAAGAAGAAGTTTATGACCTGACCGTCGATTTTCATCACAACTTTGTGGCCAATAATATCATCGTTCACAACAGCATTGAGCAAGACGCCGATTTAGTCATTATGTTGTATCGGGAAGAATATTACAATCCCGATACCCCCGATCGCGGCATTGCGGAGGTGATTATTACCAAACATAGAAATGGACCAACGGGAACGGTGAAACTATTGTTTGATTCCCAGGTGACTAAATTTAAGAACTTAGCCAGAAGATAA
- the rplI gene encoding 50S ribosomal protein L9 — MSKRVPLLLNKDVKKLGKAGDLVEVAPGYARNYLLPQGMAYRVTPGVLKQVERRKEEERKRILAEKEAAKSRKTALETIGRFTIAKRVGEGEAIFGTVTDREVAEVILKITSQEVDRRGITLPDISKLGFYKVQIKLHPEVTAEVEIQVVAE, encoded by the coding sequence GTGTCTAAACGGGTTCCATTACTCTTAAATAAAGATGTCAAAAAACTAGGAAAAGCCGGTGACTTAGTGGAAGTTGCCCCTGGATATGCTCGCAATTATTTATTGCCCCAAGGCATGGCTTATCGCGTCACTCCGGGAGTCTTAAAACAAGTCGAAAGACGCAAAGAAGAAGAACGGAAGCGCATTTTGGCGGAAAAAGAAGCTGCAAAATCTCGCAAAACTGCCCTGGAAACTATTGGTCGCTTTACCATTGCCAAGCGCGTGGGAGAAGGGGAGGCAATTTTTGGCACCGTCACCGATCGCGAAGTGGCAGAAGTGATTCTCAAGATTACTTCTCAGGAAGTCGATCGCCGGGGCATTACTCTACCAGATATCAGCAAATTGGGTTTCTACAAAGTCCAAATCAAACTACACCCAGAAGTTACCGCCGAAGTGGAAATTCAGGTGGTTGCTGAATAA
- the gloB gene encoding hydroxyacylglutathione hydrolase, whose amino-acid sequence MQIYRIPALSDNYIFLIYDAQKNIAAVVDPAVAPPVLQKLEELGAELVAIFNTHHHSDHVGGNRSLMERFPNLIVYGGAEDRGRIPGQQVFLEEGDTVEFGDSRKGSASRNRTGQVFFVPGHTRGHIAYYFPPNAVEDTGHLFCGDTLFAGGCGRLFEGTPAQMVNSLSKLRNLPDSTQVWCAHEYTLGNLQFAITVDGDNPDLQQRFAEVKTARSLSQPTVPSILGLEKRTNPFLRWDQPALQSAVDSQDPVQTFARLRGRKDIF is encoded by the coding sequence ATGCAAATTTATCGAATTCCGGCGCTGTCTGATAATTATATTTTCTTAATATACGACGCTCAGAAAAATATTGCGGCTGTGGTGGATCCGGCGGTGGCTCCCCCGGTGTTACAAAAGCTTGAAGAACTAGGGGCTGAGTTGGTGGCAATTTTTAACACCCATCATCATAGCGATCATGTGGGGGGCAACCGATCGCTGATGGAACGCTTCCCCAATCTGATCGTGTACGGGGGGGCAGAGGATCGGGGACGAATTCCTGGTCAGCAAGTCTTTCTTGAGGAAGGCGATACCGTGGAATTTGGCGATTCCCGCAAGGGATCCGCTTCGCGGAATCGCACAGGTCAAGTGTTCTTTGTTCCCGGACATACTCGCGGTCACATTGCCTACTATTTTCCGCCCAATGCGGTCGAAGACACCGGCCATTTATTCTGTGGAGATACCTTATTTGCTGGAGGTTGTGGCCGATTATTTGAAGGCACCCCCGCACAAATGGTCAACTCCCTGAGCAAACTACGCAATTTACCGGACTCGACGCAAGTTTGGTGTGCCCATGAGTACACCCTCGGTAATCTGCAATTTGCCATAACCGTCGATGGGGATAACCCAGATTTACAACAGCGCTTTGCTGAAGTGAAAACCGCGCGATCGCTATCTCAACCCACCGTCCCATCAATTCTGGGGCTGGAAAAACGCACCAATCCTTTCTTGCGCTGGGATCAACCGGCATTACAGTCAGCGGTAGACAGCCAAGACCCAGTACAAACCTTTGCCCGTCTGCGGGGTCGCAAAGATATTTTTTAA
- the galE gene encoding UDP-glucose 4-epimerase GalE — protein sequence MILVTGGAGYIGSHAVLALKQAGYDVLILDNLVYGHQEIVEEVLQVPLVVGDTCDRPLLDRIFSTHDIAAVMHFAAYAYVGESVTEPAKYYHNNVVGTLTLLEAMVAANVKKFVFSSTCATYGIPHRIPLTEDHPQNPINPYGATKLMVERILQDFDPAYDFKSVSFRYFNAAGADPNGQLGEDHNPETHLIPLVLQTALGKRDSIGIFGTDYETADGTCIRDYIHVNDLASAHILGLEYLINGGNTDFFNLGNGGGFSVREVILQAEKITGKKIKVVESDRRPGDPPVLVGSSEKAKTILGWSPQYSDLKDIIAHAWQWHQKRHG from the coding sequence ATGATTTTAGTGACTGGGGGCGCTGGATATATTGGCTCCCATGCAGTTTTAGCCCTGAAACAAGCCGGTTACGATGTGCTGATTCTTGATAATTTGGTCTACGGTCATCAAGAAATTGTTGAGGAAGTTTTACAGGTGCCATTGGTGGTCGGGGATACCTGCGATCGCCCTTTGTTAGACCGCATTTTTTCTACCCATGATATTGCCGCTGTGATGCACTTTGCCGCCTATGCTTATGTGGGAGAATCTGTCACAGAACCAGCCAAATATTATCATAATAATGTGGTGGGTACTCTCACTCTTTTAGAAGCGATGGTGGCGGCAAACGTGAAGAAATTTGTCTTTTCTTCTACTTGCGCTACTTATGGCATTCCCCACAGAATTCCTCTCACAGAAGACCATCCCCAAAATCCGATTAATCCCTACGGGGCGACTAAATTAATGGTGGAAAGAATTCTCCAAGACTTTGACCCAGCTTATGATTTCAAATCCGTAAGTTTTCGCTATTTTAATGCGGCTGGGGCTGACCCAAATGGCCAACTGGGAGAAGATCACAACCCAGAAACTCATCTCATTCCTTTAGTGTTACAAACTGCTTTGGGCAAACGAGACTCTATTGGAATTTTTGGCACGGATTATGAGACTGCCGATGGCACTTGTATCCGAGATTATATTCATGTGAATGATTTGGCCAGCGCCCATATTTTAGGTTTAGAGTATCTGATCAATGGAGGAAATACAGACTTTTTTAACTTAGGCAATGGCGGCGGTTTTTCCGTTAGAGAAGTGATTTTACAAGCAGAAAAAATTACGGGTAAAAAGATTAAAGTGGTAGAGAGCGATCGCCGTCCGGGAGATCCTCCGGTGCTCGTGGGTAGTAGCGAAAAAGCCAAAACAATCTTAGGATGGTCGCCCCAATACTCAGATTTAAAGGATATTATTGCTCATGCTTGGCAATGGCATCAAAAACGTCATGGTTAA
- a CDS encoding glycosyltransferase family 2 protein, whose amino-acid sequence MAPLVSIIINCYNQSHYLERSVKSVLAQTFTDLECLIVDDGSTDNTRQVAENLMALDSRVRYCYKENGGLPAARNFGVKEAQGEWIQCLDADDWIQEDKTRFQLEHLKGWENQEIVFYCDYERVFIDADEKIVDRQPNIIGKLNREQLIKRLLIPDFLANSPHPALQQCMLMKRSIFQKCQFPAEMKALGDRYFGVDILVNGVTFVYTPMVGAFYTKHQGNRTNSWNYMQNYYLLFYEKVYREQPSLRKLCNIGLEFLVNEAIRDKKSATFDRLVNILEVPIALKIWNMRWQISGSTGLRLAYGVRSLIPSFLLYEKYQGPRSKKVINFIAKLGLKK is encoded by the coding sequence ATGGCTCCCCTAGTATCAATCATTATCAATTGTTATAATCAATCTCACTACCTGGAAAGGTCAGTTAAAAGTGTTTTAGCCCAAACTTTTACTGACCTAGAATGCTTGATTGTGGATGATGGTTCCACGGATAATACTCGGCAGGTGGCGGAGAATTTAATGGCTCTAGATTCGCGAGTCAGATATTGCTATAAAGAGAATGGTGGTTTGCCCGCAGCCCGCAATTTTGGGGTAAAAGAAGCGCAAGGAGAATGGATTCAATGTCTGGATGCGGATGATTGGATCCAGGAAGATAAAACCCGATTTCAGTTAGAGCATTTAAAGGGTTGGGAAAATCAAGAAATTGTCTTTTATTGCGATTACGAGCGAGTGTTTATTGATGCGGATGAAAAGATTGTGGACAGACAGCCCAATATTATCGGTAAATTGAACCGAGAGCAATTAATTAAACGGTTATTGATTCCCGATTTTTTGGCAAATTCACCCCATCCTGCCCTGCAACAATGTATGTTGATGAAACGCAGTATTTTCCAAAAATGTCAGTTTCCCGCAGAGATGAAAGCCCTGGGAGATAGATACTTTGGGGTGGATATTCTGGTGAACGGTGTCACTTTTGTTTATACCCCGATGGTGGGGGCATTCTATACAAAACACCAGGGAAATCGCACGAACAGTTGGAACTATATGCAGAATTATTATCTGTTATTTTATGAAAAGGTTTATCGAGAACAGCCAAGTTTACGGAAACTTTGTAATATTGGCTTAGAGTTTCTGGTGAATGAGGCGATTCGGGATAAAAAATCAGCAACTTTTGACCGTTTAGTCAATATCCTCGAAGTCCCGATCGCGCTCAAAATCTGGAATATGCGCTGGCAAATTTCCGGGTCTACTGGACTTAGGTTGGCTTATGGGGTGCGATCGCTCATTCCCAGCTTTTTATTATATGAAAAATACCAAGGACCGCGCTCGAAGAAAGTGATTAATTTTATAGCCAAGCTAGGGTTAAAAAAATAA